From a region of the Desulfomicrobium escambiense DSM 10707 genome:
- a CDS encoding CoB--CoM heterodisulfide reductase iron-sulfur subunit B family protein: MRYAYFPGCKIAHHLPAHGLSVEAVCDRLGIGLERTEFACCGYPVRHESQDAAVYSALRGLAQAQSLGLDLMTPCKCCFGNFQHARYQAAQDENLMQRMKDLLAEEGLPFPETVRVRHLLQVLDESLDAVSQAVTRPLRNLRLACHYGCHALRPAAVTHFDDPLGPTIFERVAAATGAVPLPWELRLECCGYPLRGRDESISDLLMAKKLASAATSGADVLATACTYCQLQFGQGEGRTIPAVLFSQILGLALGLPPEDLGLAPDAPWLGRLEKE, encoded by the coding sequence ATGCGTTACGCCTATTTCCCGGGCTGCAAGATCGCCCACCACCTGCCCGCCCACGGACTGAGCGTCGAAGCCGTCTGCGACCGTCTTGGCATCGGCCTGGAGCGGACGGAGTTCGCCTGTTGCGGCTACCCCGTGCGCCACGAGAGCCAGGACGCCGCGGTCTACTCCGCCCTGCGCGGCCTGGCCCAGGCCCAGAGCCTCGGGCTCGACCTCATGACGCCGTGCAAGTGCTGCTTCGGCAATTTCCAGCACGCCCGGTACCAGGCCGCCCAGGACGAAAACCTCATGCAGCGCATGAAGGATCTGTTGGCCGAGGAAGGGCTCCCCTTTCCCGAAACCGTCCGCGTCCGCCATCTGCTGCAGGTCCTGGACGAGAGCCTGGACGCGGTGTCGCAGGCCGTCACGCGCCCCCTGCGCAACCTGCGGCTGGCCTGCCACTACGGCTGCCACGCCCTGCGTCCGGCCGCCGTCACCCATTTCGACGACCCCCTTGGGCCGACCATTTTCGAACGCGTCGCGGCGGCGACCGGGGCCGTCCCGCTGCCCTGGGAGCTGCGCCTGGAGTGTTGCGGCTACCCCTTGCGCGGTCGCGACGAATCCATCTCGGACCTGCTCATGGCCAAGAAGCTGGCCAGCGCGGCGACTTCGGGCGCGGACGTGCTGGCCACGGCCTGCACCTACTGTCAGCTGCAGTTCGGCCAGGGCGAGGGACGCACCATCCCGGCCGTCCTTTTTTCGCAGATTCTGGGCCTGGCCCTGGGCCTGCCGCCGGAAGACCTCGGCCTGGCCCCCGACGCCCCGTGGCTCGGCCGCCTTGAGAAAGAATGA
- the glpK gene encoding glycerol kinase GlpK, with amino-acid sequence MARYVGAVDQGTTSSRFIIFDEHGRIVAMDQKEHEQIYPRPGWVEHDPMEIWNNTQDVIRGALAKSGIKGSELSAVGITNQRETTVVWDRFTGKPYYNAIVWQCTRTHDICKELTADGGQDRFRAVTGLPVATYFSGPKIRWILDNVPEARAAADKGNALFGTIETWIIWWLTGGPKGGAHVSDVTNASRTMLMDLKTLAWDEDILKVMGIPAQGLPRIVPSSDSATWGPTSEDGPLGARVPVCGAVGDQQAALVGQTCFAPGEAKNTYGTGCFLLMHTGHEPIQSRHGLITTLAYQFSGRKPSYCLEGSIAIAGALVQWLRDNLQMFSSAPEIEHLARQVEDTGGMYIVPAFSGLYAPYWRPDARGAMVGLTRYINRNHIARAVLEATAYQTKEIVEAMNKDSGVELKTLKADGGMVFNELLMQFQADILNVPVVRPKVAETTCLGAAYAAGIASGFWSGREELYNNWEEDKRWIPDMEETRRAALFAGWKKAVTRTFDWVE; translated from the coding sequence ATGGCCCGCTACGTAGGAGCAGTCGACCAGGGGACAACCAGCAGCCGCTTCATCATCTTCGACGAGCACGGCCGCATCGTGGCCATGGACCAGAAGGAGCACGAGCAGATCTACCCCCGGCCCGGCTGGGTCGAGCACGACCCCATGGAGATCTGGAACAACACCCAGGACGTCATCCGCGGGGCCCTGGCCAAGTCCGGCATCAAGGGTTCCGAGCTTTCGGCCGTGGGCATCACCAACCAGCGCGAAACCACGGTGGTCTGGGACCGCTTCACGGGCAAGCCCTACTACAACGCCATCGTCTGGCAGTGCACGCGCACCCACGACATCTGCAAGGAGCTCACGGCCGACGGCGGCCAGGACCGCTTCCGGGCCGTGACGGGCCTGCCCGTGGCCACGTATTTCTCCGGCCCCAAGATCCGCTGGATCCTGGACAACGTGCCCGAGGCCCGCGCGGCCGCCGACAAGGGCAACGCCCTGTTCGGGACCATCGAGACCTGGATCATCTGGTGGCTGACGGGCGGACCCAAGGGCGGCGCCCACGTGTCCGACGTGACCAACGCCAGCCGGACCATGCTCATGGACCTGAAGACCCTGGCCTGGGACGAGGACATCCTCAAGGTCATGGGCATCCCGGCCCAGGGTCTGCCGCGCATCGTGCCCTCGTCCGACAGCGCCACCTGGGGCCCGACCAGCGAGGACGGCCCCCTGGGCGCGCGCGTGCCGGTCTGCGGCGCCGTGGGCGACCAGCAGGCGGCCCTTGTCGGCCAGACCTGCTTCGCGCCGGGCGAGGCCAAGAACACCTACGGCACGGGCTGCTTCCTGCTCATGCACACGGGCCACGAGCCCATCCAGTCCCGCCACGGCCTCATCACCACCCTGGCCTACCAGTTCAGCGGCCGCAAACCCTCCTACTGCCTGGAAGGCTCCATCGCCATCGCCGGCGCCCTGGTGCAGTGGCTCCGCGACAACCTGCAGATGTTCTCCTCGGCCCCCGAGATCGAGCACCTGGCCCGCCAGGTCGAGGACACGGGCGGCATGTACATCGTGCCGGCCTTCTCGGGCCTCTACGCCCCCTACTGGCGCCCCGACGCACGAGGCGCCATGGTCGGCCTGACGCGCTACATCAACCGCAACCACATCGCCCGCGCCGTGCTCGAAGCCACGGCCTACCAGACCAAGGAGATCGTCGAGGCCATGAACAAGGACTCGGGCGTGGAGCTGAAGACCCTCAAGGCCGACGGCGGCATGGTCTTCAACGAGCTGCTCATGCAGTTCCAGGCCGACATCCTGAACGTGCCCGTGGTGCGCCCCAAGGTGGCCGAGACCACCTGCCTCGGCGCGGCCTACGCCGCCGGCATCGCGTCCGGCTTCTGGTCCGGCCGCGAGGAACTCTACAACAACTGGGAAGAGGACAAGCGCTGGATCCCCGACATGGAGGAAACCCGCCGCGCGGCCCTCTTCGCCGGCTGGAAGAAGGCCGTGACCCGGACGTTTGACTGGGTGGAATAG
- a CDS encoding HAD family hydrolase, which translates to MKYKAVVFDMDGTLLDTLDDLADAMNRVLAGRNLPVHPVDAYRFFVGSGARNLVLRTLPADRQDLAAECLQDFLREYKANWKVKTRLYDGVAELLDALTARNIPMAVLTNKPQEFAELCMGAFLPDWDFALTLGQMPGVPVKPDPAGPRQVIRHLGVAPEEILYLGDTDVDMRTAVGAGMFPVGVTWGFRAEDELRASGAAVIIDHPMELLDLLG; encoded by the coding sequence GTGAAATACAAGGCTGTTGTTTTTGATATGGACGGCACCCTGCTCGATACCCTGGACGACCTGGCTGACGCCATGAACCGGGTCCTGGCGGGCAGGAACCTGCCCGTCCACCCCGTGGACGCCTACCGCTTCTTCGTCGGGAGCGGGGCCAGGAACCTCGTGCTGCGCACGCTCCCTGCCGACCGGCAGGACCTGGCCGCGGAGTGTCTGCAGGATTTCCTGCGGGAATACAAGGCGAACTGGAAGGTCAAGACCCGTCTCTACGACGGCGTGGCCGAACTGCTCGACGCCCTGACGGCCAGGAACATCCCCATGGCCGTGCTGACCAACAAGCCTCAGGAGTTCGCCGAGCTGTGCATGGGCGCGTTCCTCCCGGACTGGGACTTCGCCCTGACCCTGGGCCAGATGCCGGGCGTCCCGGTCAAGCCGGACCCGGCCGGGCCGCGGCAGGTCATCCGACACCTGGGCGTGGCCCCGGAGGAGATCCTCTACCTCGGCGACACGGACGTGGACATGCGCACCGCCGTGGGCGCAGGGATGTTCCCCGTGGGCGTGACCTGGGGGTTCCGGGCTGAGGACGAGTTGCGGGCCTCGGGCGCGGCCGTGATCATCGACCACCCCATGGAGCTTCTGGACCTGCTCGGTTGA
- a CDS encoding peroxiredoxin gives MSVLVTKTAPDFTAPCVTPGGGIDDFTLSSLRGKYVVLFFWPLDFTFVCPTEIIAHDKRLKEFRERGVELVGVSIDSQFTHFAWRNTPIEQGGIGPIGFRMVADVKHEIAKAYGIEHPEAGVALRASFLIDRDGVVQHQQVNNLPLGRNVDEMIRLVDALQFTEKYGEVCPAGWQKGDTGMKPDAGGVADFLSKNVEKL, from the coding sequence ATGAGCGTACTCGTCACCAAAACCGCACCCGACTTCACCGCCCCCTGCGTCACCCCCGGCGGCGGAATCGACGATTTCACCCTTTCTTCCCTGCGCGGGAAATATGTCGTTCTTTTCTTCTGGCCCCTGGACTTCACCTTTGTCTGCCCGACGGAGATCATCGCCCACGACAAGCGCCTCAAGGAGTTCCGCGAGCGCGGCGTGGAACTCGTCGGCGTGTCCATCGACTCGCAGTTCACCCACTTCGCCTGGCGCAACACGCCCATCGAACAGGGCGGCATCGGCCCCATCGGCTTCCGCATGGTCGCCGACGTCAAGCACGAGATCGCCAAGGCCTACGGCATCGAGCACCCCGAGGCGGGCGTGGCCCTGCGCGCGTCCTTCCTTATCGACCGCGACGGCGTGGTCCAGCACCAGCAGGTCAACAACCTGCCCCTGGGCCGCAACGTCGACGAGATGATCCGCCTCGTGGACGCCCTGCAGTTCACGGAAAAATACGGCGAGGTCTGCCCGGCCGGCTGGCAGAAGGGCGACACGGGCATGAAGCCCGACGCGGGCGGCGTGGCCGACTTCCTGTCGAAGAACGTCGAAAAGCTTTAA
- the glpB gene encoding glycerol-3-phosphate dehydrogenase subunit GlpB: MKTYDVMVIGSGFAGMAASLFAAKRGLSVVQAGGTGGIDFSTGFIDLLAVHPVAEQRVWEDPFAALVALRRDLPLHPYAHVADDEIAAALEEFTGFLEENGLCYTGRPGRNTLALTSAGTVKPTYLLPCSAWGGVEALEAKAPTLLVDFHGLKGISARQIAEVRADWPGLRTARVRFPGMGGELYPEHMAWSMADQARRIELAEAVRPLLGDARFVGFPAIFGMTDTMAVVRHMEELLGRRVFEIPTLPPSIAGPRLRAAFDRGLPALGVRTYTQKLVSAAEVSGEMFHFTAGSGSTAVRIAARGAVLASGRFFGKGLKADRHAVREAVFDLPVRQPEKREDWHRAEFFDPRGHEINQSGLETDAALRPLGADGRPFHPRLHAAGAILAHQDWMRMKCGAGLAIATACKAVRELSQNL, from the coding sequence ATGAAAACATATGATGTCATGGTCATCGGCTCGGGCTTCGCCGGCATGGCGGCCAGCCTGTTCGCCGCAAAGCGGGGGCTGTCCGTGGTCCAGGCCGGCGGCACGGGCGGCATCGACTTCAGCACGGGCTTCATCGATCTCCTGGCTGTGCACCCCGTGGCCGAGCAGCGCGTCTGGGAGGACCCCTTCGCCGCCCTGGTCGCCCTGCGCCGGGACCTGCCGCTGCACCCCTATGCCCATGTGGCCGACGACGAGATTGCGGCCGCCCTGGAGGAGTTCACCGGATTTCTCGAAGAGAATGGCCTTTGCTACACCGGCCGCCCAGGGCGCAACACCCTGGCCCTGACCTCGGCCGGCACCGTCAAGCCCACGTACCTGCTGCCCTGCTCCGCTTGGGGCGGGGTGGAGGCGCTGGAGGCCAAGGCTCCAACCCTGCTGGTCGACTTTCACGGCCTCAAGGGCATCTCGGCCCGGCAGATCGCCGAGGTGCGCGCGGACTGGCCGGGGCTGCGCACGGCCCGCGTCCGCTTCCCCGGCATGGGGGGCGAGCTGTATCCCGAACACATGGCCTGGAGCATGGCCGACCAGGCCAGGCGGATCGAACTGGCCGAGGCCGTCCGGCCGCTGCTGGGAGACGCGCGCTTCGTCGGGTTCCCGGCCATCTTCGGCATGACCGACACCATGGCCGTGGTCCGGCACATGGAGGAACTGCTGGGGCGCCGGGTCTTCGAGATCCCCACCCTGCCGCCGTCCATCGCCGGGCCCCGCCTGCGCGCGGCCTTCGATCGGGGCTTGCCCGCCCTGGGGGTGCGGACGTACACGCAGAAGCTCGTCAGCGCCGCCGAGGTGTCCGGCGAAATGTTTCATTTTACGGCTGGCAGCGGCTCCACGGCGGTGCGCATCGCCGCGCGGGGCGCCGTCCTGGCCAGCGGCCGCTTCTTCGGAAAGGGGCTCAAGGCCGACCGGCACGCCGTGCGCGAGGCCGTGTTCGACCTGCCCGTGCGCCAACCCGAAAAGCGGGAGGACTGGCACAGGGCCGAGTTCTTCGACCCGCGCGGCCACGAGATCAACCAGTCAGGGCTTGAAACCGACGCCGCCCTGCGGCCCCTCGGCGCCGACGGACGGCCATTCCACCCGCGCCTCCACGCCGCCGGGGCCATCCTGGCCCACCAGGACTGGATGCGTATGAAGTGCGGCGCGGGCCTGGCCATCGCCACGGCCTGCAAGGCGGTGCGGGAGCTGAGCCAAAATCTCTAA
- a CDS encoding 4Fe-4S dicluster domain-containing protein has translation MDFFSAGLGLACLSFVLGFAWRVHGRPGSRLPAASEQDRRKSGLAAGLVDIILLRRTLRTGKLRWAGHTLLILGFLPLLFLHAMDGIVTRPLFSGYEPTLEPWQSARNALGLAALAGLGLLVWHRGRRLRAFSRVQDWALLGLLAAVLLTGFVLEAAKMASPADFERMVADFFPEADGDEFIALQAHWARENGVRFERFLPTAPEILEQGRELHEDRCAGCHAPTATAFASRTLADALPAGAVLPRTMAPIFWHLHVGLAFLVLALLPWGKFLHPLASPANLLVRGGRWDSGFPAAPPARNLALEACTRCGQCSLHCSVAPSRRVLGNVDILPMDKLADLRSWLDRSLDGARLADLVEGSHVCTECLRCTQVCPAGIDLQDLWISSKAALSEAGRAGVDGEIRKRTAGEWAHELASRRLGKVGASGSGLADHAESFWGCVQCTTCTGVCPVVAVSTDPQRDLDLTPQQIMNYLRMGLKAQTLGARMVWSCTTCYKCQEHCPQGVPVADILYELRQLGARTLRHRGKP, from the coding sequence ATGGACTTCTTTTCCGCCGGACTCGGCCTTGCCTGTCTGAGCTTCGTCCTGGGTTTCGCCTGGCGCGTCCACGGCCGCCCCGGTAGCCGCCTGCCCGCCGCCTCCGAACAGGACCGCAGGAAAAGCGGCCTGGCCGCCGGTCTGGTGGACATCATCCTGCTGCGCCGCACTCTGCGCACCGGCAAGCTCCGCTGGGCAGGGCACACGCTCCTCATCCTGGGCTTCCTGCCCCTGCTTTTCCTGCACGCCATGGACGGGATCGTCACCCGCCCCCTCTTTTCCGGCTACGAACCGACCCTGGAGCCTTGGCAGTCGGCCCGCAACGCCCTGGGCCTGGCCGCCCTGGCGGGCCTTGGCCTGCTGGTCTGGCACAGGGGGCGGCGGCTGCGCGCCTTCAGCCGCGTCCAGGACTGGGCGCTTCTGGGACTGCTGGCCGCCGTGCTTCTGACCGGCTTCGTGCTGGAGGCCGCAAAGATGGCCTCGCCCGCGGACTTCGAGCGCATGGTCGCCGACTTTTTCCCCGAGGCCGACGGTGACGAGTTCATCGCCCTGCAGGCCCACTGGGCGCGGGAGAACGGCGTGCGCTTCGAACGCTTCCTGCCGACGGCCCCGGAAATCCTTGAGCAGGGCCGCGAACTGCACGAGGACCGCTGCGCCGGGTGTCACGCGCCAACCGCCACGGCCTTCGCCTCCCGGACCCTGGCCGACGCCCTGCCCGCAGGCGCCGTGCTTCCGCGGACCATGGCCCCGATCTTCTGGCATCTGCACGTCGGTCTGGCCTTTCTTGTCCTGGCCCTGCTGCCCTGGGGCAAGTTCCTGCATCCCCTGGCCTCACCGGCCAATCTCCTGGTCCGGGGAGGCCGTTGGGACAGCGGGTTTCCCGCCGCGCCTCCGGCCCGGAACCTGGCCTTGGAGGCCTGCACGCGCTGCGGCCAGTGCAGCCTGCACTGCAGCGTGGCGCCGAGCCGCCGCGTCCTCGGCAATGTCGACATCCTGCCCATGGACAAGCTCGCGGACCTGCGCAGTTGGCTGGACCGCAGCCTGGATGGCGCGCGACTGGCGGACCTGGTCGAAGGCAGCCACGTCTGCACCGAATGCCTGCGCTGCACCCAGGTCTGCCCGGCCGGCATCGACCTGCAGGATCTCTGGATATCCTCCAAGGCGGCGTTGTCGGAGGCCGGCAGGGCCGGGGTGGACGGCGAGATCCGCAAGCGCACGGCCGGCGAGTGGGCTCACGAGCTTGCCTCGCGCCGCCTGGGCAAGGTCGGTGCCAGCGGCTCCGGTCTGGCCGACCACGCCGAGTCCTTCTGGGGCTGCGTGCAGTGCACGACCTGCACGGGCGTCTGCCCGGTCGTGGCCGTGAGCACGGACCCGCAACGCGACTTGGACCTGACACCCCAGCAGATCATGAACTACCTGCGCATGGGCCTCAAGGCCCAGACCCTGGGCGCGCGCATGGTCTGGAGCTGCACGACCTGCTACAAGTGCCAGGAGCACTGTCCCCAAGGCGTGCCCGTGGCCGACATTCTCTATGAACTGCGCCAGCTCGGCGCCCGGACCCTGCGCCACAGGGGGAAGCCGTGA
- the glpA gene encoding anaerobic glycerol-3-phosphate dehydrogenase subunit A, translated as MTTLHTRVLIIGAGATGAGLLRDLALRGVPALLIEQRDVNSGASGGNHGLLHSGARYVASDREAAEECREEGDILRRLAPQCIEDTGGLFVAVRGDDERYVADFPGLCAASSVPCRGLDLGTARVMEPALSPDLVAAFAVQDGAVDPFMLSLDNIAQALSLGNSMRRNLAARSMEVENGRIVRVLCRDITTGEDVRIEADLVLNAAGAWAARVASLAGARIGMLFSMGSLLITQDRIATRVINRLRRPSDADILVPGGTVSILGTTSIRVASPDGCRPSVTEADRIIDDARAMLPILDRTRYIRAYAGVRPLVSLGPAGDDRAVSRGFALVDHAADGLENFITITGGKLTTYRLMAEKAADLACAKLGVAAPCLTRTEPLPASTLGQWTEPGKGPRAWVDSRTEDDLVLCECEMVSRGVIDSIIDEAGAMRGRSMLKAIGMRSRVGKGPCQGGFCGQRVTGHLYDRGMVAGMQGLAELKTFTERRWRGFSPILWGVPLMQADLQEALYCGSMDLEFGPPPSTRDDDGACAPVAKEPA; from the coding sequence ATGACCACCCTCCACACCCGCGTCCTGATCATCGGCGCCGGCGCCACGGGCGCGGGACTGCTGCGCGACCTCGCCCTGCGCGGGGTGCCGGCCCTGCTCATCGAACAGCGCGACGTCAATTCCGGGGCGTCGGGAGGCAACCATGGGCTGCTGCACAGCGGCGCGCGCTACGTGGCCTCGGACCGGGAGGCGGCCGAGGAATGTCGCGAGGAAGGCGACATCTTGCGCCGTCTGGCGCCGCAGTGCATCGAGGACACGGGCGGCCTCTTCGTGGCCGTGCGGGGCGACGACGAGCGCTACGTGGCCGATTTTCCCGGCCTCTGCGCCGCAAGCTCCGTGCCCTGCCGCGGCCTCGACCTGGGCACGGCCCGGGTCATGGAGCCCGCCCTCTCCCCGGACCTCGTGGCTGCCTTTGCCGTGCAGGACGGTGCCGTGGACCCCTTCATGCTTTCCCTGGACAACATCGCCCAGGCCCTGAGCCTGGGCAACTCCATGCGCCGCAACCTGGCCGCGCGGTCCATGGAGGTCGAGAACGGGCGCATCGTGCGCGTGCTGTGCCGGGACATCACCACGGGCGAGGATGTGCGCATCGAGGCCGACCTGGTGCTGAACGCCGCCGGGGCCTGGGCCGCGCGCGTGGCGTCCCTGGCCGGGGCGCGCATCGGCATGCTCTTCTCCATGGGGAGCCTGCTGATCACCCAGGACCGCATCGCCACGCGCGTCATCAACCGCCTGCGACGCCCGTCCGACGCCGACATCCTCGTGCCCGGCGGCACGGTCTCCATTCTCGGCACGACCTCCATCCGCGTGGCCTCGCCCGACGGCTGCCGCCCGAGCGTGACCGAGGCCGACCGGATCATCGACGACGCCCGGGCCATGCTGCCCATCCTCGATCGCACGCGCTACATCCGCGCCTACGCCGGGGTGCGGCCCCTAGTCTCCCTTGGCCCGGCCGGCGACGACCGCGCCGTGAGCCGCGGCTTCGCCCTCGTGGACCACGCTGCCGACGGTCTCGAAAATTTCATCACCATCACCGGCGGCAAGCTGACCACCTACCGCCTCATGGCCGAGAAGGCCGCGGACCTGGCCTGCGCCAAGCTGGGCGTCGCGGCTCCCTGCCTGACAAGGACGGAACCCCTGCCCGCCTCGACTCTGGGCCAGTGGACCGAGCCCGGCAAGGGCCCACGGGCCTGGGTCGACAGCCGCACCGAGGACGACCTGGTGCTGTGCGAGTGCGAGATGGTCTCGCGCGGGGTCATCGATTCCATCATCGACGAGGCCGGGGCCATGCGCGGCCGCTCCATGCTCAAGGCCATCGGCATGCGCAGCCGCGTGGGCAAGGGCCCCTGCCAGGGCGGGTTCTGCGGCCAGCGCGTGACCGGCCACCTCTACGACCGGGGCATGGTCGCCGGGATGCAGGGGCTGGCCGAGCTGAAAACGTTCACCGAACGCCGCTGGCGGGGCTTTTCGCCCATCCTGTGGGGCGTGCCGCTGATGCAGGCCGACCTGCAGGAGGCCCTGTATTGCGGCTCCATGGACCTCGAGTTCGGGCCGCCCCCCTCCACCCGTGACGACGATGGCGCCTGCGCGCCGGTCGCCAAGGAGCCGGCATGA
- a CDS encoding GNAT family N-acetyltransferase, with translation MFRIRPIYDTTVPIDAQRVEQVQAILAERFPLIAASEVASLPATLKNPLGKGYRTIVFVAEGQRRVVQGFALLCHFSDLRFCYLDYLSVSLRHGGRGVGSALYERVREEARALGDTALFFECLPDDPALCRDPELLRENVARLRFYERYGARPVVNTAYETPLSPEDDCAPYLVADPLDKPFRLTRDRARHVIRAVLERKYKGKCSPEYVRMVLDSIPPGPLALRDFRYARETVPVRPQVISADRRIALVCNEKHSIHHVRERGYVESPVRMSTILREIEKSGLFDRREARHFSERHITQVHDRQFVSYFKTVCAALPEKKSVYPYVFPIRNATRPPKELAVRAGYYCIDTFTPLNGNAYAAARGAVDCGLTAAEEILAGRRLAYALVRPPGHHAERRAFGGFCYFNTAAVVAQRLCAHGRVAVLDVDYHHGNGTQNIFYERGDVLTVSIHGHPSFAYPYFSGFADEIGEGPGYGFNRNYALPEKMDGERYAEVLRRALAFIADFDPAFLVVGLGLDPAKGDPTGTWDLQARDFLRNGKLIGGLGRHTLVVQEGGYRIRSLGVNAANFFQGLFEGAAVARRR, from the coding sequence ATGTTCCGCATCCGCCCCATCTACGACACCACGGTGCCCATCGACGCCCAGCGCGTCGAGCAGGTGCAGGCCATTCTGGCCGAACGGTTTCCGCTCATCGCGGCCTCCGAGGTGGCGAGCCTCCCGGCCACCCTCAAAAACCCGCTGGGCAAGGGGTACCGGACCATCGTCTTCGTGGCCGAGGGTCAGCGCCGGGTGGTGCAGGGATTCGCCCTGCTGTGCCATTTCTCGGACCTGCGCTTCTGCTACCTGGACTACCTCTCGGTCAGCCTGCGCCACGGCGGGCGCGGCGTGGGTTCGGCCCTGTACGAACGGGTGCGCGAGGAGGCCAGGGCCCTGGGCGACACGGCCCTCTTCTTCGAATGCCTGCCCGACGACCCGGCCCTGTGCCGGGACCCGGAGCTGCTGCGCGAGAACGTGGCGCGGCTGCGCTTCTACGAACGTTACGGGGCGCGGCCGGTCGTCAACACGGCCTACGAGACCCCCCTTTCGCCCGAGGACGACTGCGCGCCCTATCTGGTGGCCGACCCGCTGGACAAGCCCTTCCGGCTGACGCGCGACCGCGCCCGGCACGTCATCCGCGCCGTGCTGGAGCGCAAGTACAAGGGGAAATGCTCGCCTGAGTACGTGCGCATGGTCCTCGACTCCATCCCGCCCGGCCCCCTGGCCTTGCGCGATTTCCGCTACGCCAGGGAGACCGTTCCCGTGCGGCCGCAGGTCATCAGCGCCGACCGGCGCATCGCCCTGGTCTGCAACGAGAAGCATTCCATCCATCATGTGCGCGAGCGCGGCTACGTCGAATCGCCGGTGCGCATGAGCACCATCCTGCGCGAGATCGAGAAGTCCGGGCTGTTCGACCGCCGCGAGGCACGGCATTTCTCGGAGCGGCACATCACGCAGGTCCATGACCGTCAGTTCGTGTCCTATTTCAAGACAGTCTGCGCCGCGCTGCCCGAAAAGAAATCCGTCTACCCCTACGTCTTCCCCATCCGCAACGCGACCCGGCCGCCCAAGGAGCTGGCCGTGCGCGCGGGCTACTACTGCATCGACACCTTCACCCCCCTGAACGGCAACGCCTACGCCGCGGCGCGCGGGGCCGTGGACTGCGGCCTGACAGCGGCCGAGGAGATCCTGGCCGGCCGGCGCCTGGCCTACGCACTGGTCCGCCCGCCCGGACACCACGCCGAACGCCGGGCTTTCGGCGGCTTCTGCTATTTCAACACGGCCGCCGTGGTGGCCCAGCGCCTCTGCGCCCACGGCCGGGTGGCGGTCCTCGACGTGGACTACCACCACGGCAACGGCACCCAGAACATCTTCTACGAGAGAGGCGACGTGCTGACGGTCTCCATCCACGGGCACCCGAGCTTCGCCTACCCGTATTTCAGCGGCTTCGCGGACGAGATCGGCGAAGGGCCCGGTTACGGTTTCAACCGCAACTACGCCCTGCCCGAGAAGATGGACGGCGAGCGGTACGCCGAGGTGCTGCGCCGCGCCCTGGCCTTCATCGCCGACTTCGACCCGGCCTTCCTGGTCGTCGGCCTCGGGCTGGACCCGGCCAAGGGCGACCCGACGGGCACCTGGGACCTGCAGGCCAGGGATTTCCTGCGCAACGGGAAGCTGATCGGGGGCCTCGGAAGGCATACGCTGGTGGTGCAGGAAGGCGGCTACCGCATCCGGTCCCTGGGCGTGAACGCCGCCAACTTCTTTCAGGGGCTTTTCGAAGGCGCGGCCGTGGCGCGGAGGCGCTGA